The following are encoded together in the Anoplopoma fimbria isolate UVic2021 breed Golden Eagle Sablefish chromosome 9, Afim_UVic_2022, whole genome shotgun sequence genome:
- the LOC129095293 gene encoding uncharacterized protein LOC129095293, translated as MGGMTRLLLLLWAGVTVGTVVDLQKRIIGGHDCEKTERVYHVQVGKLLSNGKFDFQCGGSLIGAQWILTAAHCWNDTWIMRAHLGVHPGPGQGTIVEVTPHFFMDNQIRKHDIMLLEITKRNIHHTTFIQLSDCGSPLTVGDEVQIAGHASTTMGPNNIRDHDTSLTLQCANTEVVDCTELRTCLENNYILFWASRSYEHWLCCQKDKVDASPGDSGGGVVFKGKLYGVHSFTGNPTHACVEAAGFMDVCKEEYMDWILDTTGIPRPQTLWDKVKGCVGARLGVRPGRLVEFKPNFFMDNKGRRHDIMLLELTKPNTDHKKYEVVSKCEYLSFPFEKGDEVQIAGHASTTKGPNNIRVPGETVKLQCANTEVVNCQKLRNCQSVYWQSVEHEHWLCYQRAGVDTSPGDSGGGVVFNGMLYGVHVFTSNPTHACVEAAGFMDVCKEEYMDWIVKTTGIPRPKTFWGKVKGCVSCG; from the exons ATGGGTGGCATGACGCGTCTTCTCCTTCTGCTGTGGGCCG gtgtcaCAGTGGGCACAGTGGTGGATCTGCAGAAGAGAATCATCGGAGGACACGATTGTGAGAAAACTGAGCGTGTGTACCATGTTCAAGTGGGAAAACTTCTTTCTAATGGAAAATTCGATTTTCAATGTGGTGGCTCTCTGATCGGTGCCCAGTGGATTCTGACCGCAGCACACTGCTGGAACGACACATG GATTATGAGAGCACATTTGGGTGTGCATCCAGGTCCAGGTCAAGGAACAATAGTGGAAGTCACACCTCATTTCTTTATGGACAACCAGATCAGGAAACATGACATCATGCTGCTGGAGATAACTAAACGTAACATTCatcatacaaccttcatacaacTTTCTGACTGTGGAAGTCCTCTCACAGT AGGTGATGAAGTTCAGATTGCAGGTCATGCATCCACAACTATGGGCCCTAATAATATAAGAG ATCATGATACAAGTT TGACGCTCCAATGTGCAAACACCGAGGTTGTCGACTGTACGGAGCTCAGAACCTGTCTGGAGAACAACTACATACTGTTCTGGGCGTCTCGGAGCTATGAACACTGGTTGTGTTGCCAAAAAGATAAAGTGGATGCCTCTCCA GGTGACTCTGGTGGAGGAGTGGTGTTCAAAGGCAAGCTTTATGGTGTCCATTCATTCACTGGTAATCCTACCCATGCCTGTGTTGAGGCAGCTGGATTCATGGACGTCTGTAAAGAAGAGTACATGGATTGGATCTTAGACACTACCGGTATTCCTAGACCCCAAACTCTTTGGGACAAAGTAAAGGGATGTGTAGG AGCACGTTTGGGTGTGCGTCCAGGAAGACTGGTGGAATTCAAACCTAATTTCTTTATGGACAACAAGGGCAGGAGACATGACATCATGCTGCTGGAGCTAACTAAACCTAACACTGATCATAAAAAGTATGAAGTCGTCTCAAAGTGTGAGTATTTGTCTTTCCCCTTTGAGAA AGGTGATGAAGTTCAGATTGCAGGTCATGCATCCACAACTAAAGGCCCTAATAATATAAGAG TACCTGGTGAAACAGTGAAGCTCCAATGTGCAAACACCGAGGTCGTCAACTGTCAGAAGCTCAGAAACTGTCAGTCAGTGTACTGGCAGTCTGTGGAACATGAACACTGGTTGTGTTACCAAAGAGCTGGAGTGGATACCTCTCCA GGTGACTCTGGTGGAGGAGTGGTGTTCAATGGCATGCTTTATGGTGTCCACGTGTTCACTAGTAATCCTACCCATGCCTGTGTTGAGGCAGCTGGATTCATGGACGTCTGTAAAGAAGAGTACATGGATTGGATCGTAAAAACTACCGGTATTCCTAGACCCAAAACTTTTTGGGGCAAAGTAAAGGGATGTGTAAGTTGTGGTTAA